One window from the genome of Diorhabda sublineata isolate icDioSubl1.1 chromosome 10, icDioSubl1.1, whole genome shotgun sequence encodes:
- the LOC130449177 gene encoding histone H1E-like: protein SPQVSSSPINKKEKKAKNPRTKPSHPPTSEMVNNVIKSLKERGGSSLQAIKKYIAANYKVDAEKVPPFIKKYLKASVVSRSLVQTKGKGASGSFKLASATSSGGTSEESSPPPPLPIQPVPHHPN from the exons tcaccgcaggtttcgtcgtctccaataaataaaaaggaaaaaaaagctaaaaatcctaggaccaaaccatctcatccaccgacttcggaaatggtaaacaatgTGATCAAAAGTTTAAAGGAACGCGGAGGCTCATctttacaagcaattaaaaagtatattgCTGCCAATTATAAAgttgatgcagaaaaagtaccgccattcatcaaaaaatatttgaaagcatctgTAGTATCGAGATCTTTGGTACAAACTAAAGGTAAAGGAGCTTCCGGATCATTCAAATTAGCTTCGGCAACTTCATCTGGTGGTACTTCG GAGGAGTCATCGCCGCCACCGCCGCTTCCAATACAGCCAGTGCCGCATCATCCGAATTAA